Proteins from a single region of Chlorocebus sabaeus isolate Y175 chromosome 25, mChlSab1.0.hap1, whole genome shotgun sequence:
- the PIGC gene encoding phosphatidylinositol N-acetylglucosaminyltransferase subunit C — MCAQPVTSTKEVKWQKVLYERQPFPDNYVDRRFLEELRKNIHARKYQYWAVVFESSVVIQQLCSVCVFVVIWWYMDEGLLAPHWLFGTGLASSLIGYVLFDLIDGGEGRKKSGQTRWADLKSALVFITFTYGFSPVLKTLTESVSTDTIYAMSVFMLLGHLIFFDYGANAAIVSSTLSLNMAIFASVCLASRLPRSLHAFIMVTFAIQIFALWPMLQKKLKACTPRSYVGVTLLFAFSALGGLLSISAVGAILFALLLMSISCLCPFYLIRLQLFKENIHGPWDEAEIKEDLSRFLS, encoded by the coding sequence ATGTGTGCCCAACCTGTAACTAGCACCAAGGAGGTCAAGTGGCAGAAGGTCTTGTATGAGCGACAGCCCTTTCCTGATAACTATGTGGACCGGCGATTCCTGGAAGAGCTTCGGAAAAACATCCATGCTCGGAAATACCAATATTGGGCTGTGGTATTTGAGTCCAGTGTAGTGATCCAGCAGCTGTGcagtgtttgtgtttttgtggttATCTGGTGGTATATGGATGAGGGTCTTCTGGCCCCCCATTGGCTTTTTGGGACTGGCCTGGCTTCTTCACTGATTGGGTATGTTTTGTTTGATCTCATTGATGGAGGTGAAGGGCGGAAGAAGAGTGGGCAGACCCGATGGGCTGACCTGAAGAGTGCCCTAGTCTTCATTACTTTCACTTATGGGTTTTCACCAGTGCTGAAGACCCTTACAGAGTCTGTTAGCACTGACACCATCTATGCCATGTCAGTCTTCATGCTGTTAGGCCACCTCATCTTTTTTGACTATGGTGCCAATGCTGCCATTGTATCCAGCACGCTATCCTTGAACATGGCCATCTTTGCTTCTGTATGCTTGGCTTCACGTCTTCCCCGGTCCCTGCATGCCTTCATCATGGTGACGTTTGCCATTCAGATTTTTGCCCTATGGCCCATGTTACAGAAGAAACTAAAGGCATGTACTCCCCGGAGCTATGTGGGGGTCACACTGCTCTTTGCATTTTCAGCCTTAGGAGGCCTACTGTCCATCAGTGCTGTGGGAGCCATACTCTTTGCCCTTCTGCTGATGTCTATCTCATGTCTCTGTCCATTCTACCTCATTCGCTTgcagctttttaaagaaaacattcatgGGCCTTGGGATGAAGCTGAAATCAAGGAAGACTTGTCCAGGTTCCTCAGTTAA
- the C25H1orf105 gene encoding uncharacterized protein C1orf105 homolog produces the protein MEKRELKASVAKFDKIPWLSEASLVNKPLVLSLPRRYPPSSATFLTSSKRNMNLPILFQVPDVLSKTRRNQRDSMLLRNQQLCSTCREMKMVQPRTVKIPDDPKASFENFMSHRMMSFHQPKFQTTPEPFHDDIPTENIHYRLPILGPRTAVFHGLLTEAYKTLKERQRSSLPRKEPIAKMMRQ, from the exons GCTTCTGTTGCAAAATTTGACAAGATTCCTTGGCTTAGTGAGGCCAGCCTCGTAAACAAGCCACTAgtgctcagcctccccagaag ATATCCTCCTTCCTCTGCGACTTTTCTGACTTCGTCCAAGAGGAATATgaatttgccaattttgtttcaAGTTCCAGATGTTTTATCTAAG ACCAGGAGGAACCAGCGTGACTCCATGCTGCTCAGAAACCAACAGCTGTGCTCCACATGTCGAGAAATGAAAATG GTACAACCAAGAACAGTGAAAATCCCAGATGATCCAAAAGCATCCTTTGAGAATTTTATGAGTCATAG AATGATGAGTTTTCATCAACCCAAATTCCAGACTACCCCTGAGCCTTTCCATGATGACATCCCAACAG AAAACATTCACTACAGACTGCCCATTCTGGGCCCCAGGACAGCTGTCTTCCACGGATTACTGACAGAGGCCTACAAAACTCTAAAAGAGAGACAACGTTCTTCCTTGCCCAGAAAGGAACCAATAGCCAAGATGATGAGGCAGTGA